TGATGACAATGAAGATGATCAAAGCACATACCACAATATGGCGATAGACGTTGCTGCTTCACAATTCAATATTGAACAGCCGCCTAATCCTGAAGCACAACAATTATATGATATGTTGAGTGATGCAGATAGGGAGTTATGGCCTGGTTGCAAAACTCATTCACAATTATCTCTTGTGGCTCGTCTAATGTGTTTGAAGGCAGAGGGAAACATGTCCGAGAGATGTTTTGACCAATGGCTTGAGTTGATAAAAGAAATCCTTCCCGAACACAATTTAGCTCCCAATAACTTCTATAGCACAAAGAAGTTATTAAGTGAAATGGGGTTGCCAGTTGAGAAGATTGACTGTTGCCGTAATAATTGCATGCTTTTCTGGGGAGAGGATAGCGAGGATATTGAGTGTAAGCATTGCAACGAGCCACGTTACCAACAAAGTGATACATCTTCTGCGTGTAGTTCAAGGACTCTGGTAGCAGTAAAGAAAATGTTCTATTTTCCTTTAACTCCTCGATTGCAGAGATTGTATGCATCCAAAGCTACAGCTGCAGATATGCGTTGGCACGCATCTTCAGTGGATGATGGAATAATGCGTCATCCTGCAGACTCGCCTACTTGGAAGCATTTGAGTCAAAAGTTTCCATCTTTTGCCGAAGAGAGTCGAAATGTCAGATTAGGATTATCGACTGATGGTTTCCAACCTTTTGGTCAATTAGGGCAACAATATTCTTCATGGCCCGTGATTGTTACACCATACAACTAGCCTCCATGGATGTGTATGAAGGAACAATATATGTTCCTCACAGTGTTAGTTCCCGGGCCGCGCAATCCTAAGGAAAAATTAGATGTTTTTTTGCAGCCTCTTATATCTGAGTTGATACAGTTGTGGAATGTGGGCGCCCTACATACGACGTGTCAATGAAGCAGAACTTTCAGATGCGAGCAGCTTTTTATGGACAGTTAGTGATTTTTCGACCTACTCCATGTTGTCAGGATGGAGTACTGCTGGCAGACTTGCTTGTCCACATTGTATGACAGAAACTGACTCCTTCACCTTATCTCATAGTGCTAAACAATCATGGTTCGACAATCATCGATAGTTTTTGCCTATGAACCATTCCTTTCGAAGAGATCGAAAAaactttttgaaaaataaaattattactgCAGTAGCACCTCAAGTGAGATCGGGGGAAGAAATATTGTTTGATATAGATATGATGGGATTCGTCAAAGTAACAGAGGTGAATAGTGAAACAATCAATAAAGCAGCTGCTCGTGGTGTTGGCACAGGATGGAAGAAGCGCAGTATATTTTGGGATTTGCCTTATTGGAAATTCCTATTGATTCGTCATAACCTTGATGTCATGCACGTGGAGAAGAATGTCTTTGATAATGTGTTCAATACAGTTTTGAATGTACCGGGAAGGACAAATGATACAAGCAAATCTAGAGAAGAACTAAACACATATTGCTCAAGACCAGCACTTGAAAAGAATGTTGAGACAAACAAGTATCCAAAAGCTTGTTACATGCTTGACACTAAAGAGAAGAAAGTATTGTTTGAATGGGTCAAAACTTTACGATTCCCCGATGGTTATGTGTCAAATATGGGAAGATGTGTCGACATGAGCAAACTTAAGATGTTTGGGATGAAGAGCCACGATTTCCATGTGTTTATGCAACGTATTTTGCCAATTGCCTTTCGTGAATTGCTTCCGTCACATGTGTGGAAGGCAATCACTGAACTAAGTTTGTTCTTCAAGGATTTGAGTTCTAGAAACTTGAGATGTGAAGACGTGTGCCGCCTTAGTGACAACATTGTTATCACTTTATGCAAGCTTGAGCGTATCTTTCCACCCAGCTTCTTTGATTCTATGGAGCATCTTCCAGTTCATTTAGCTTTTGAAGCTCAACTTGCAGGGCCAGTTCAATATCGATGGATGTATCCATTTGAAAGATATTTGCGCAAGTTGAAAAACAATGTAAGAAATAAAGCTAGAATGGAGGGATCAATTTGCAATGCTTACATAGTGGAAAAAACTTCTACTTTTTGCTCATATTACTTCGAGGAGCATGTGAGGACGAGGTATAGGAATGTGCCTCGTAATTTGAATACAAGAGATGATGTGAGATTTGATGGACATCCAGATCGAATTTCAGTTTTCAAGCAACCTGGGCAATACTTTGGAAAAATGACGACGAGATACTTAGATGAAAAAGAGTATCACGCTGCTCATACTTATGTTCTACTAAATTGCAAAGAAGTGACACAAACATATCTCGAGTAAGTTAAGTTAATAAAATtgtctttcatttcataatcataaaatATTATGTAACTTATGGTGTGTTTAATTTAGGTTATTCGTGGCTGAATTGCGTGCATTACACATCTCAGAAGCTGATATTAACCATCAGGTGGAAATCCAATTTTCAGATTGGTTCCGATCATATGGAATATGAGATTTAAATTATTCATCTAGTATTTACACATAATCATATAATTAGATTCTAATTTATCTCATAATATAGGTGTCAAATCCTGCAAATCACGTGGTTAATGAGTTTCTAATTGCTCTCGCAAAGGGCCCCCTAGTCATGGTGAAGACTTACCCAGAATTTTATGTAAATGGATATAAATTTCACACGATGATGCATGGGACTAATCGGGCTAGTATGAACAGTGGTGTGTGGATAAAAGGTGAATGTTATGGTTCAGATGAGAATGGTGAACTCGACTATTATGGGCGTTTGCTGGAGGTATGCGAGCTTGAGTATATGGGTCTACCACTGAAGACGACCACACTCTTTAAGTGTGAATGGTTTGATCCATCACCACGTGGGACATCAGTGCATCCTCAATTCAAATTGGtttcaataaatcatacacgtAGATATGGTGGTTATGAACCATTTGTGCTAGCTGACCAAGCTATTCAAGTATATTATTGTACATACCCAAGTTTGAGAAGTGATAGGAAGGATTGGTGGGAAGTTTGTAAGATTAAAGCTAGGTCGAAAGTTGAAGTTCCAAATGCAGTGGAAGAGACTGTAGTGAACTAACCTTTTCAAGAAGATGACTTAATGACTCCAACAAACCCTGACATAGATGATGACACCACAATAGTGCATCATCGTGGTGGTTTGATAGATATTGATGATGCCGAtgaggaagacgaagaagacaCATATTTGACTGATGAAGAAGATAGAAACTTGGATGATAGTTTTTAGTGTCAGGTTTTATGTAGAAGTTTTGTTTTAATCAAGTCTTATATGTGATTTCATTATATctttttaaatatcttttttttttgttaatcctttcattattaattttataccgATGGCTAGAGGAAGCAGTGACGGGCACAATGGTAGACGAGGGCGCGGTGATGGTAGAGGGCGATCATCCTCCTCAGGGGCATCATCACAGGCGTCTGATGGGGGCATTCGTGATTCAGTTGCCCAGATACAATTGGCTGGAGGTAGTGGATCCGCTCCGACATCATCAGAAGATACCGTGCCCAGCAGCCACTCGAGCACGGGTCGGATTATGTTGACCATTACACCTCAGGGGTAAGTTTGTGTTATTTGATaatattctttatttctttcttttgcactgaccattttatttatttaataacagtAAGATCTACCCATACGAGTACATGCCCAAAGCATGTACTCGTATTTTCAGGCAAGTTAGGAACCCTAATGGCTTTAACTGGAAGGCGACACATGATGATGTgaagaatttatattttatggaATTCAAGGTATATTATTCACGTCCCTTCTTATTTAGTGAAGTCTAATTTAGCTTTGAATTTGCTGAATTCTTTAGATTGATACTAGTTAATTAGTGGAGTATGTTTATAttactcattttttatttcaaataatGCAGAAGCACTTCATGTGGGATGATAGTATCGAACAGGCAGTGAAGTTGGATTTTATGAAGATTGTGGCTCGTAGGTATAAAGATTTTGTATATGAAATCAAGATGGCAAAGGATGATCCGAAGAAGGGAAGGCCACCATTTATTCATGAGCGTGAGTGGCCTGATTGGTTGAGTTACTGGAGGAGTGAGGCTGTGGTTAAGAAATCAGAAACGGCCAAAAAGTGCAGAATGTCTGAGCCTGAAGGTCCAGGAACAGGACAAGTGAAGCATAAATGAGGCTCCAAATCTACTCTCCAGATTGCCGATGAGATTGTaagtaactttttaatttttcatttgaatGTTTGTAATAGTTTGCACATATTTATACTTAATATAAATTTCaatcatttttaatataaagGCCAAAAAGAAGGGCGTTGATCCCAGTCAGTGCTTATATGACGCTTATGAGGTCCTCCACGTGAACAAAGATGGATCATATACTGACCCTAGATCTGAGACAGTTGGGGTATGTGATATAACTTTTATGATTGTTTAGTACATTTTATGTTACTTATGAAATTGCAAATTTGTTTGTTAATTGTAGAGAAAAATTGAAGAGCTAAGGGAACAACAAAGTCAGCCGGTGGATGGATCTACTGAGCCACAGGAGGTGGACATGGCCAAAATATACCTTGAGGCTGTAGGTGGATTGGATAAGAAGAAGAGGTTGTTTGGTGTTGGTAGTCTGGCATCTACCCTCAGGAGTGATGGTTCGAGTGGATCATCTCACGCTCGGTCCTCAGCTTATGACGATACAATAGTTGGTCTCCAGAATGAGTTGCAGAAGGAGCGAGATGAGCGCCGACAAGAGAGTGAGAGCTTCAGGGCACACCTACTAGCACAGCACGAGTACTTGACACGCTTTTGTGCACAGTCAGGattgcccccccccccccaccaccaccaccaccacctccgccTCTTTGACTTTGATGTGTATTACTATTTTGGATATGTAGTATGTTAGACTTGGATGTGTGTGAAAACTTATTAGGATTGTAGTATGTGAAAACTTATTAGATTGCATTTGAATGTTTGAAAACTTATTAGGATTGACTTGGATGTGTGTTATCATTAGACTTTAGtttgatttaaattattattgttgttaaatAGATTGATTTCAAAAATATGTGTAAATTGTAGATAACAGGTAGACACTAGACTATATCTTTATCAATAACTTATATCaatctaattttttaataaaaaattcatttctctctcttccacgtATACAATCtatcatttaatattttttatattttatcaatgaTTCACTTCAACCTGAAATATATTTACTTaaactattactccctccatccacaaagAGTGTGTAGTGGAGTGGAGGGcatggattttaataaaaaaaattgaaagatgtGGTTTTTGTATTAAATAATAgtactagtgtataacccgtcgaaatttgacagaaaattattttaaattcttatttaaattaaaatattatttttatgtaaacaattatttatatataaattatttttaaaatttattaatttgaagtaatatagttaaaattttattaatctaAACCATatttctcaattaaatgttagaataataaatattatttttatataaatttttatttaataataatattttgaaaaaagtcaatataagattgaagattttatttcatcttaGCATCATCTGAACCCTATAGGATCATATCACCATCTAAAGCCCAAAAGACGACATCTAACGTTTGAACACCAGACTTTTGAgcattgtatgatttggagcttctaacatcataactaacttgtaaacatcattttgtatgaaacttgaaaaaatcttgacaaacttttatgcattattagcttcaaatattataattgggctccgagaatcatctcgtttggagtttgaaagaataaatttaacttttagtatcatctcatttgaacttttAATAACCACAACtaagttacaagaattatcttgtatgtagctttaaagatcattatcatcttGAGCTTGTAAAATCATAACTAAAttataaacatcattttgtatgcagctcgaaaaatcttgacaaatttttgtgcattatttcatgtggagcttgaaatatcataattgggTTTCGAGCATCATCCTGTTTGATATTTGAAAGAACAAAATTGGCTCGTGAACATTATCtcatttgaagtttgaaagaccataattaagttttgaaaatcatctcgtgtgAAGTTTAAGAAAGTTTATGcgagattcaaattgtattaatttatttagtaatttaattgataaattttcataaaaacaaAAGTCATTGTTGAAtccaactttaaaaaaaaaaaactatatatacaaaatatatttttttataaccaaattaaattgataaataatttacttaatcacactaatttattttttaaaagtaaattaattaaattatgtatttaattaaataaatttagtaAAATTGAATTGACAAAGctattcaaattgtattaatctcaatcattccaccaattaaatgtaggtttttaatttggagagatagagcttcttcttgtataggttttattttggtgaaatcttataaaaaaatcaagtgtTAATATATGAAAGTAGCCACTTTCTTTTACTAAACTTCAAAATTTACCAACtcaaataaaaagttaaaaatatatCCAAATTTTTCGTGAAAGGTCTATTATGCCCATGCTGCAAATTTGGTAATTTTTGGTCTTAGAAGCTTTTGTAAGATTTTTCGTTCATCTTCAAATCTACATCCGTAAACTTCAAATCTTCATCCGTtgtcttcaaatcttcaagtcgGCATCTTCATCGTCGTCCGGTCAGTCGTCGTTTTAGATGTTGCGTGCTGCTTCAATTCGTTGACGATGAGCTTGTGCAAGTTGTCTTCTTCGATTTTTAGTTTcgaattttctttttccacaatCTTCAATCTTTGATTTTGTTGGTTTTTCGTTTTAATTTATAGATTATTTCTGTTCGCCGACTGTTAAAACTTTCGTAGTAAGCTTCTTTGCCGTCGACAATCGCCGCCGATTTTCTAGGGCACAGGTTAGTccttttttctatattttttgtcAATGTTCTTCAATTCACAAGTAATTCGTTAAATTCATGActagttatatatatttacaactgctttctctttttttaaacTACAATGTTTTTCTCTTTTATCTTTGTTTACATGAATTCGCAATTAgggctagttgtgaattataggTTTAGATCTTCAATTCACAACCATtataattttggttgtgaattcaaactgaAAAAACTCAAGTTTATAACCAGATCTTTATTCACTAGTGAATTGCATGTCTCAGTTGTGAATTATAGGTTTACATgtttaattcacaatcatacTAATGGTGGTTGTGAATTCAGTCTTGAAAACTGAAATTCACAACCATTTTGAGGTATTCTGTTGTGAATTAGTttctttggttgtgaattccctGTTTTAGTTCCTCATTtctaaattttatgttttaatttacaatttttttattaattatattttattatacagaTGAGTCGACCTGGGATTATTATACATTATGGTGGTGAATGGGTTAATGACAACTATGTTGGAGGACAAAGAAGATTCAATTTAATTCCTCCTGATGGATTGAAGTATTCGAGCTTGATTAGTCATATATTTGATAGTTGCAGCTGATACGAGTTCTGTGTTATCTATTGAGTTCTATTGTTGTA
The genomic region above belongs to Salvia miltiorrhiza cultivar Shanhuang (shh) chromosome 5, IMPLAD_Smil_shh, whole genome shotgun sequence and contains:
- the LOC131025988 gene encoding uncharacterized protein LOC131025988 encodes the protein MSENREWMYRRFLPDGAFNPAFVRGLQEFIDFANSREDLMDGHKIRCPCRRCDNIKFHTSRNVQYHISKNGFVLNYHIWRFHGELEMMATEYNQFDADDDNEDDQSTYHNMAIDVAASQFNIEQPPNPEAQQLYDMLSDADRELWPGCKTHSQLSLVARLMCLKAEGNMSERCFDQWLELIKEILPEHNLAPNNFYSTKKLLSEMGLPVEKIDCCRNNCMLFWGEDSEDIECKHCNEPRYQQSDTSSACSSRTLVAVKKMFYFPLTPRLQRLYASKATAADMRWHASSVDDGIMRHPADSPTWKHLSQKFPSFAEESRNVRLGLSTDGFQPFGQLGQQYSSWPVIVTPYN
- the LOC131025989 gene encoding uncharacterized protein LOC131025989, whose amino-acid sequence is MARGSSDGHNGRRGRGDGRGRSSSSGASSQASDGGIRDSVAQIQLAGGSGSAPTSSEDTVPSSHSSTGRIMLTITPQGKIYPYEYMPKACTRIFRQVRNPNGFNWKATHDDVKNLYFMEFKKHFMWDDSIEQAVKLDFMKIVARRYKDFVYEIKMAKDDPKKGRPPFIHEREWPDWLSYWRSEAVVKKSETAKKCRMSEPEGPGTGQVKHK